The Thermococcus alcaliphilus genomic interval CTAAGCTTTGGGTTCTTTCCATAGATGAGCGCATACATGATGGGAAGTTCATTGGGGGATTTAAAAAGCTTTGGAGCCGAGAAAACAAAACTCTTAAATTATCCCGCTAATTATTGTCTTCCGGTGGATTCTTATGAGCCTTGAAGAACTTTATCGCTACCTCCACTGGCGAATGGATCCAGAAGATGAAAGGGCGGTATTAAGGTTTTGGCGAATCGTGGAGGTGTTTGAAAAGCTCAAAAACAAAGGACTGCTGCCCGATAAGCCAAGGGTTCTAGATATTTGTGCGGGAACAGGCATAGCTGGAGTTGCCATGGCAAAGGCAGCAGATGCAAAAGCCCTTACCGTTCTTGATGCGAGAGAGGAAGACCTAAAGAAAGTTGGGAAGTGGATTGAAATAGCGGATTTAGACTTAAAGCCAGACATAATTGTCGGAGACGCAAGGAATGTGGCAGAACTTGCCGATGAGCATGACATAGCCCTTCTCTGGGGCTTGACAATGCCTCATTTTGACGCCTTTGACACCGTAAAGCTCTTTGCCGGCGTTGCTTCAATCCTGAGCGATGATGGAATGTTTCTCCTTGAAGAATCTGACAGAGTTTATGGGATATTCTACCGAGTGGGATACAAGGATATGCTCGTTGAGACCAGAACAGATGAATACACCCTCATCTCGGTTCACGAAGGTTATGACCCAATTAGAGGAGTTTTTAAGAGAACTTACTATAAGCTCCCAGGGTTTGAGAAAGTCACAGAGCAGGAACACAGGCTTTGGGACTTGGCTTCTCAGCTCTCACTTGGGAGTGTATTCTTTAGGGAGTACGAAGCTATAACTCCAGCTGAACATGGAGTAAGTGGAGTTTCTACAGTTTTATATTTCAGGAAGCCGAGAAAAAGAATAGCAAGGGAAATTCTGGAGGGGTAGAGGTGATCTTCGAGATTGAGATTTCAACAAAAGAGGAGTTTGAACTTATTGACATCACTCCCTTGGTAAACGAGAAGATAAGGGAGAGCGGGATAAAAGAAGGGATAGCCGTAATTTTTACTCGGCATACTACAACAGCCCTCTTCATAAACGAGAACGAAAGCGGCCTGCTTGAGGACGTTAGGGAATTTCTCCAAAGCCTTGTGCCTAAGGGAAAAGGCTACAGACACGACAGGATAGACAGCAACGCCCACTCCCATCTGAGGAGCATCCTTCTAAGCCCAAGCTTAGCAGTTCCTATAAAAGATGGGAAGCTCTTGCTTGGGACGTGGCAGAGTGTGATCTTTGCCGAGCTAGATGGACCAAGAAGAAGGAGAGTTTTTGTAAAGCTCTGCAAGTGTTAAAATTTTCAATACTGTGCCGCAAAAAACCTTAAATCCACCTAAGATCTAAAAAGGCCGAGGGGATTGCAATGCTCGAAATCCTGAATAAGTTAAAACCTGGAGAGATTGTGCTGGTGGAGTATTCATCAAAAGATGATCCTTCGCTGTTTTTTATTGAGACAATGAAATGGGCTGAGCTTCGAAATTATCAAGTGCTGATTACTGATCTACTTAATCGCATAGAGTTATGTCTGAAAAGAGTGAGTATGAAAAACTTTCAATGTGAAGCTCTCAAGAAAGCAAACTTTATCGAAATTGGTTATCATGAACTGCCAGAGGTAAATATGATCGGATTTTTAAGAGCGGACAGAGAACTGCCCGCGTTGTTTAAAGCGTATAGAGAACTCTTTGAGGAAGTTGTAAGCAAGCAATTTACCGTAATATTAGTAACAGGGATAGAAAGATGGATTCTTATGAGAAACGAAGGGATTCCGTTTGTTAACGCTCTCTCAACGTTTTTAGGAGACACCCGCAGGATAGCTTTCTATTTCGTAAACAGAGATGTCCTAAGCGGAAATAATAGAGAAGTTCTCTCACTGCTGGAAGACCTCGCAACAACGATCATAGAATTCAAAAAAGACAATAAGAGAAAGCTCGTGATTACTAAAGCATTGAACACGGACTTAGAGGACTATGAGATGGAGCTGTATCCTTGAAAACTGCAGCTTTTCAACTCTTTTCCGTTTGGACAGAGAAGCTAGAAATCCAGAGGAAAGAGATAAAATATACGGATTAATGAACTTTCAGAGAAGTATCATCTAATTGCTATTTACTCTAGAATTAGGCAAAAAGTTTTATCACCTTAACTCCAAAGTAAAACATAAGCCCTCCTGATCATTTCTAATCAGAAACCCTATATTATTTGATCAACAATATATGGTAGTGGGATGAAGATGCCAGAAGACCAAGATATCGAGAAGCTCTCAGAGGAAGTCAAAACCTTAAGAAAAGCCCTAAACGAATTGATGGCAAGCTTTGAATTAGTCTCAAGGCTGGCAGAAAATTATCTCCGTCTCATCAACATCTACGCGCAATATGGAGGATTAGGAATAGACGTAGTCGTGCCAGAGATAAGGCATGACCCCATAGCAAGGGAAATCGTGCGAATTCTCTTTGATTTGAGAAGCGCGAACATAAGCCAGATCACTCAGGAGCTAAAAAGAAGAAGGGGCAAAGCTTCGCGAAACACCGTTAGGGAAAAGATACATCACCTAATTGAGCTTAACGTTGTTGAAGAAGTTGATGGTGAGAAGGGAAAAGCCTATGCACTCAGAAAAGAGGTGCTCAATAAGTGGTTTGATTTGATCGGAATCCCAATTAAGTTTGACCAAACAGAATAATTATTGAGGTGATTGAAATGGAATTTGATGAGAAATTTGGTGAAGAAATAAGGAAAAAAATTGAAGAAGCCATGGAAAGTGAAACAGGGGCAAAGAAATTCATAGAAGAGACGATCAGAGAGCTCACGAAAGAACTCAAGGAAGCTAAGAGCAAAGAAGACATGGAGCTCATCGAGAAGAAGATCGAAATGCTTGAGGAGATGCTCAAAACCTACCAGAAGGGCAAAGGAGATGAGGAGGACATTAAGGAACTTCAACAGGTGCTTGGAACCGTTTCAGAACACTTACCAAAAATAATGGACTCCATTTTTGGACCAATAAAGGAGCTCCTAAACGATGTCTATGACCCAGAAAAGGCAGAGAAGTTCGGCAAAAATGTTGCAAACTTTTACAAAGAGCTTGTAGGAGCTGGGATGGATCCGGATAAGGCATTTGAACTTACAAAAGAGTACATGGAAAGCATGAATATCATAAAGACCCTTGTTGCAGCGTTTATGAAAGAGAGAATGGGTAAGCTTGAAGGCCTCAAAGACCTCGGGAACATCGGAAAGAAAAAGAAGATAGAGATAGAGGAAGAGGAGGAGTTTGAGGAGGAGCTCTGATGTTTTCGCTCTTTTTTTCCTTCCTTCGACTGCTCATGATAATTCCAAAAACACTGTGGCAGCTGGCGGGGATGAAAAGGGCCGTTAAGAGGGCAAAAAGAAAGTTTAAGAAAACATTGATCAAGAACGGCTTCCCCAGAGAGCTTGCAGAAGAACTTGCAAATGAATACGCTATTTTGGATGAAATGCTGAGCATTAGGGGAATTTTAAAGTTAATCAAGACCTCCTGGCGTACTGAGCGTAATACGCCAGCTTTTCTAAAAGCTCGTTAAACCCTTCATAGGTAACCAGTGATAGCAGTATTGGCTCTTGCTCAAGTCTCTTCTTGATGATTTCTCTAAGCTCCTCGGCCTTTTCTCTCGACACAAGGTCTATCTTATTGACAACAACTATTATCGGCTTATCGTATCTGAACTTTAGCAGATGATGTAGCTTTTCCATTCCCCTGTGAAGGCCATATTGGGCATCTATCATATGAATAACTATGTCCGCTGAGACGATTTCGTTCAGGAGCTCTTTGAACTTCTCCTCGCTCAGAACTTTCCCTCTAAGTTCATGCTGTGGGTCATACAGTCCAGCTGTATCAATTAAAACCAGCTCGTCAGCACCTCCAAAAGGGTTCTTCATTGTTTTTGGAATCTTAACCATCCCAAAAGCCCTTCTTATGACTCCTTTTGTGGTGCCGGGGATAGGCTGCGTTTCAGAGATTTTTCTCCCAAGGAGGGCATTCATAAGTGTGGATTTGCCTACATTTTCAGCACCGATAATCGCAACCTTTATCATCTCTCTCACCCAAAATATTTTCACGATAGTTAAGTTATAAGGGTGATGGGAGTGAAGAGAACTAAGTTTGGTCACAACTATTATTACATCCTTACGATTGACGAGCTCAAAAATGGCAATTTTAGGGGAAAAAACGTCGTTATAGAAGGGATTGTAGAGGACAAGCCAAAGATTGAGTTCCTCCCCATGGAACTGCCGAGTTATAGAGCAACTTTCCATATTTCTGGCTTAAAAATAGAGTTCTCCGGCACTCCCAACGTAGGTAAGGGAGAGACCGTTAAAGTTTATGGAAGGTTCGTGGGAGATGGGATAATAGCTAAAGCCATTGAAACAGAAAGAGTCCTCTACGTGACGGAGGAATAAGAATGTTAAACCTTTTTGCAGAGGCTGGGAGGTTAAAAAAGCTCCCCAGAATGGGATGGTTGCTTAGAGGAGTTCAAAGCCCAGAAAGCGTCGCGGAACATACATTTAGGGTGGCTTTTATAACCCTATTCTTGGGAGACGAACTGAGAAAAAGAGGAATGGAAATAAACGTCGAGAAAGCGCTGAAGATAGCTATCCTCCACGATCTTGCTGAGGCAAGGATCACTGATTTGCCCCTTGAGGCGCAGAAGTATGTGGATAAGAAGAAAGCCGAGAGAAAGGCCATGGTGGACATTCTCGGCGCTGAGAGGGTAGAATATTTCAAGCTTTTTCAAGAGTATGAAGAAGAAAAAAGTCCAGAGGGAAGGCTTGTCAAGTTTGCCGACAAGCTTGAAATGGTTCTCCAAGCATGGGAATACGAAAAAGCAGGGTCAAAAGGCTTGGAAGAGTTTTGGGAAGCCTTGGATTATTTGAAGAAAAGTGAATTTTACCCATATTTTAAAGAGCTCGTTGATAAGCTGGAAAGGCTGAGGTGATTTTATGGCACTTGAGAAACTTGGAGAAAACCTCTATCTTTACCCTGGGAGTCCTTCTACAATGATAAAAGTTGAGGAAAACGTGGTTATCATTGATCCGGGAAATGGGAGCAAAAGACATAAAGAACTCAGACGAGAGCTGAGGAAAATAAACCTTGAGATTGACTACATGCTCTCCACTCACGGACATGCCGATCACATAGCAATCG includes:
- a CDS encoding secondary thiamine-phosphate synthase enzyme YjbQ — its product is MIFEIEISTKEEFELIDITPLVNEKIRESGIKEGIAVIFTRHTTTALFINENESGLLEDVREFLQSLVPKGKGYRHDRIDSNAHSHLRSILLSPSLAVPIKDGKLLLGTWQSVIFAELDGPRRRRVFVKLCKC
- a CDS encoding class I SAM-dependent methyltransferase → MSLEELYRYLHWRMDPEDERAVLRFWRIVEVFEKLKNKGLLPDKPRVLDICAGTGIAGVAMAKAADAKALTVLDAREEDLKKVGKWIEIADLDLKPDIIVGDARNVAELADEHDIALLWGLTMPHFDAFDTVKLFAGVASILSDDGMFLLEESDRVYGIFYRVGYKDMLVETRTDEYTLISVHEGYDPIRGVFKRTYYKLPGFEKVTEQEHRLWDLASQLSLGSVFFREYEAITPAEHGVSGVSTVLYFRKPRKRIAREILEG
- a CDS encoding Era-like GTP-binding protein, which codes for MIKVAIIGAENVGKSTLMNALLGRKISETQPIPGTTKGVIRRAFGMVKIPKTMKNPFGGADELVLIDTAGLYDPQHELRGKVLSEEKFKELLNEIVSADIVIHMIDAQYGLHRGMEKLHHLLKFRYDKPIIVVVNKIDLVSREKAEELREIIKKRLEQEPILLSLVTYEGFNELLEKLAYYAQYARRS
- a CDS encoding HD domain-containing protein, whose amino-acid sequence is MLNLFAEAGRLKKLPRMGWLLRGVQSPESVAEHTFRVAFITLFLGDELRKRGMEINVEKALKIAILHDLAEARITDLPLEAQKYVDKKKAERKAMVDILGAERVEYFKLFQEYEEEKSPEGRLVKFADKLEMVLQAWEYEKAGSKGLEEFWEALDYLKKSEFYPYFKELVDKLERLR
- a CDS encoding ArsR family transcriptional regulator yields the protein MPEDQDIEKLSEEVKTLRKALNELMASFELVSRLAENYLRLINIYAQYGGLGIDVVVPEIRHDPIAREIVRILFDLRSANISQITQELKRRRGKASRNTVREKIHHLIELNVVEEVDGEKGKAYALRKEVLNKWFDLIGIPIKFDQTE
- a CDS encoding DUF257 family protein, which produces MLEILNKLKPGEIVLVEYSSKDDPSLFFIETMKWAELRNYQVLITDLLNRIELCLKRVSMKNFQCEALKKANFIEIGYHELPEVNMIGFLRADRELPALFKAYRELFEEVVSKQFTVILVTGIERWILMRNEGIPFVNALSTFLGDTRRIAFYFVNRDVLSGNNREVLSLLEDLATTIIEFKKDNKRKLVITKALNTDLEDYEMELYP